A stretch of the Brevundimonas sp. MF30-B genome encodes the following:
- a CDS encoding DUF817 domain-containing protein — protein MTEPRRLPLEAWGRRWLAGAQEWADRGRWRGYAFEFLMFGIKQGWACLFGGLMLALLLGTHLFWPQGAPLARYDFLTLGAVAIQVAMLTLKLESWEEARVILVFHVVGTVMELFKTAQGSWLYPEPSLLRIGEVPLFSGFMYAAVGSYIARIWRIFDIRFTHYPPLWTTWLLAAAIYVNFFAHHWLPDIRAGLFLATALLFGRGWFFFTPDRRRRSMPFLLGFFLVALFIWFAENIGTYARAWTYPDQADGWSPVSIAKLGSWFLLMMISVVLVSLVHRPEPEVQARRTGDVAPSA, from the coding sequence GTGACCGAGCCCCGGCGTCTGCCGCTGGAGGCCTGGGGGCGGCGGTGGCTGGCGGGGGCGCAGGAGTGGGCCGATCGCGGGCGTTGGCGCGGCTACGCCTTCGAGTTCCTGATGTTCGGGATCAAGCAGGGCTGGGCCTGTCTGTTCGGCGGGCTGATGCTGGCCCTGCTGCTGGGCACCCATCTGTTCTGGCCACAGGGCGCGCCGCTGGCGCGATACGACTTCCTGACGCTGGGCGCGGTGGCGATCCAGGTCGCCATGCTGACGCTGAAGCTGGAAAGCTGGGAGGAGGCGCGGGTGATTCTGGTCTTCCACGTCGTCGGAACGGTGATGGAGCTGTTCAAGACCGCGCAGGGGTCCTGGCTGTATCCTGAGCCCAGCCTGTTGAGGATCGGCGAGGTGCCGCTGTTCTCGGGCTTCATGTATGCGGCGGTCGGCAGCTACATCGCCCGCATCTGGCGCATCTTCGACATCCGCTTCACCCACTATCCGCCGCTGTGGACCACTTGGCTGCTGGCGGCGGCGATCTATGTGAACTTCTTCGCCCATCACTGGCTGCCGGACATCCGCGCCGGGCTGTTTCTGGCGACCGCGCTTCTGTTCGGACGAGGGTGGTTCTTCTTCACGCCCGACCGGCGCCGGCGGTCGATGCCTTTCCTGCTGGGCTTCTTTCTGGTCGCGCTGTTCATCTGGTTCGCGGAGAACATCGGCACCTATGCGCGGGCCTGGACCTATCCTGATCAGGCCGACGGCTGGTCGCCGGTATCGATCGCCAAGCTGGGCAGCTGGTTCCTGCTGATGATGATCAGCGTGGTGCTGGTTTCGCTGGTGCACCGTCCCGAGCCGGAGGTTCAGGCCCGCCGGACCGGGGACGTCGCGCCGTCCGCCTGA
- a CDS encoding YkgJ family cysteine cluster protein, with translation MSVLTTPPPRKTCGDCGLCCKLMGVEALAKPAGRWCRHFRRASGCDAYEVRPDACRIFNCTWLLTEALDGAWKPTTAGFLMHSEPGRLIVECDPARPHDWRRSPYQETLTRWAGDPALEVLIFAGRQGVRLQADGATSPVRRA, from the coding sequence GTGTCCGTGCTGACCACTCCGCCACCCCGGAAAACCTGCGGCGACTGCGGCCTGTGCTGCAAGCTGATGGGCGTGGAGGCCCTGGCCAAGCCGGCCGGGCGCTGGTGCCGCCACTTCCGCCGCGCCTCGGGCTGCGACGCCTATGAGGTCCGCCCCGACGCCTGCCGCATTTTCAACTGCACCTGGCTGCTGACCGAAGCGCTGGACGGCGCGTGGAAGCCGACTACGGCGGGCTTCCTGATGCATTCGGAGCCGGGCCGCCTGATCGTCGAGTGCGACCCCGCTCGCCCGCACGACTGGCGACGCAGCCCCTATCAGGAAACCCTGACGCGCTGGGCCGGCGATCCGGCGCTCGAAGTCCTGATCTTCGCGGGACGTCAGGGCGTTAGGCTTCAGGCGGACGGCGCGACGTCCCCGGTCCGGCGGGCCTGA
- a CDS encoding class II 3-deoxy-7-phosphoheptulonate synthase, translated as MIARWHPESWRSKPILQMPQDYPDPRALAAVEDELRALPPLVFAGEARTLTAKLAQVEAGEAFLLQGGDCAESFKEFSTDNIRDTFRLILQMAVVLTFAGRKPVVKVGRIAGQFAKPRSSGVEKIGDVELPSYRGDIINGMAFTPQDRIPDPQRLIRAYNQSASTLNLLRAFAGGGYADLHNIHRWTLGFAADGAGAAYRDLADKITEALAFMEAVGVTPETHPDLSRVEVFTSHEALLLNLESALTRLDGASGEWFDTSAHMLWIGERTRQLDGAHVEFMRGIKNPIGVKCGPTMEPDDLLPLIDALNPDNTPGRLTLIGRFGHEKVGERLPRLMRAVKAAGKRVVWSIDPMHGNTLKAANGYKTRPFDRIMGEVRTFIDVAEAEAVHPGGVHLEMTGQNVTECLGGAQAVTEDDLSSRYHTHCDPRLNADQALELAFLVAERLKSGRLARSAAA; from the coding sequence ATGATCGCGCGTTGGCACCCAGAAAGCTGGAGATCGAAACCCATCCTGCAAATGCCGCAGGACTATCCGGACCCCCGCGCCCTGGCGGCGGTCGAGGATGAGCTGCGGGCGCTGCCGCCCTTGGTGTTCGCCGGCGAGGCGCGGACCCTGACGGCCAAGCTGGCCCAGGTCGAGGCGGGCGAGGCCTTCCTGCTGCAGGGCGGCGACTGCGCCGAGAGCTTCAAGGAGTTCTCGACCGACAACATCCGCGACACCTTCCGCCTTATCCTTCAGATGGCGGTCGTCCTGACCTTCGCCGGCCGCAAGCCGGTGGTGAAGGTGGGCCGCATCGCCGGCCAGTTCGCCAAGCCGCGCTCCTCGGGCGTCGAAAAGATCGGCGACGTCGAACTGCCCAGCTATCGCGGCGACATCATCAACGGCATGGCCTTTACGCCCCAGGACCGCATTCCCGATCCGCAGCGTCTGATCCGCGCCTACAACCAGTCGGCCTCGACCCTGAATCTGCTGCGCGCCTTCGCCGGCGGGGGCTATGCCGACCTGCACAACATCCATCGCTGGACCCTGGGCTTCGCCGCCGACGGGGCAGGGGCGGCCTATCGCGATCTGGCCGACAAGATCACCGAGGCCCTGGCCTTCATGGAGGCGGTCGGCGTCACGCCCGAAACCCATCCCGACCTGAGCCGCGTCGAGGTCTTCACCAGCCACGAAGCCCTGCTGCTGAACCTGGAAAGCGCGCTGACCCGCCTGGACGGGGCCTCGGGCGAATGGTTCGACACCTCGGCCCACATGCTGTGGATCGGCGAGCGCACGCGTCAGCTGGACGGCGCTCACGTCGAGTTCATGCGCGGCATCAAGAACCCCATCGGCGTCAAATGCGGGCCGACGATGGAGCCCGACGACTTGCTGCCGCTGATCGACGCTCTGAACCCGGACAACACGCCCGGCCGTCTCACGCTGATCGGCCGGTTCGGTCACGAGAAGGTGGGCGAGCGCCTGCCCAGGCTGATGCGGGCGGTGAAGGCGGCGGGCAAGCGCGTGGTCTGGTCGATCGACCCCATGCACGGCAACACGTTGAAGGCCGCCAACGGCTACAAGACCCGCCCGTTCGACCGCATCATGGGCGAGGTCCGCACCTTCATCGACGTGGCCGAGGCCGAGGCTGTCCACCCCGGCGGCGTGCACCTGGAGATGACCGGCCAGAATGTCACCGAATGCCTGGGCGGCGCACAGGCGGTGACCGAGGACGACCTGTCCAGCCGCTATCACACCCACTGCGACCCGCGCCTCAACGCCGATCAGGCTCTGGAGCTGGCCTTCCTGGTGGCCGAGCGGCTCAAGAGCGGGCGTCTGGCTCGCTCCGCGGCGGCCTGA
- a CDS encoding prephenate dehydratase domain-containing protein produces the protein MGDAATPGRVAYQGAAGSFSHEACLALRPWDEAVGFDSFADAIEALHSGDCGCALIPVENTTVGVVEPAASLVREAALDVVGEVWRPIRLALMAAPGARLSDIRTAESHPAALGQCMRGLAVLRIAAVEAFDTAGAARAVAEAGDPTRAAVAPAGAADVYGLVVLRNDLQDSADNRTRFVLLRAASA, from the coding sequence GTGGGCGACGCCGCGACACCGGGCCGCGTCGCCTATCAGGGCGCGGCAGGGTCGTTCAGCCATGAAGCCTGCCTGGCCCTGAGGCCTTGGGACGAAGCTGTCGGCTTCGACAGCTTCGCCGACGCCATCGAGGCCTTGCATTCGGGCGATTGCGGTTGCGCCTTGATCCCGGTGGAGAACACCACTGTCGGAGTGGTCGAGCCTGCCGCCAGCCTGGTGCGTGAGGCGGCGCTGGACGTCGTTGGCGAGGTCTGGCGGCCCATCCGGCTGGCGCTGATGGCGGCGCCCGGCGCGCGGCTGTCGGATATTCGCACGGCCGAGAGCCACCCGGCGGCGCTGGGGCAATGCATGCGCGGATTGGCGGTGCTCAGGATCGCTGCGGTCGAGGCGTTCGACACGGCCGGCGCGGCCCGCGCGGTCGCGGAGGCGGGCGATCCGACCCGCGCCGCGGTGGCGCCGGCAGGTGCGGCGGACGTGTACGGCTTGGTGGTTCTGCGCAACGACCTTCAGGATTCAGCGGATAATCGCACGCGTTTTGTGCTGCTGCGCGCCGCGAGCGCTTGA
- a CDS encoding chorismate mutase, translated as MPKSSLQQVWPEISPKQMALAALRHEIDELDDQLLSLFERRLAIAARVGRAKDAPAGPHTKLRPDREQAVLGRMLSRCRPENAEAVEHLWREVVGWGLARQGRLQVQVWSPVEPARAFDGARLRFGAAADIRMVRDPQAALAHAAEGQGIAVMAINTDDAWWIGLRRDWSSLSVFDGYGGETPTSLAVGRIDPQALPKGRRVVVTAGGDAGDGSGARRWGLNTHHGWTLALTDAPLSPGEAEGCVGAIG; from the coding sequence ATGCCCAAGTCGTCGCTCCAGCAAGTCTGGCCCGAAATCAGTCCCAAGCAGATGGCTCTGGCCGCCCTGCGTCACGAGATCGACGAGCTCGACGACCAACTGTTGAGTCTGTTCGAGCGCCGGCTGGCCATCGCCGCCCGCGTCGGCCGCGCCAAGGATGCTCCGGCCGGCCCCCACACCAAGCTGCGGCCAGATCGCGAACAAGCCGTGCTCGGCCGCATGCTGAGCCGCTGCAGACCCGAGAACGCTGAGGCGGTCGAACACCTGTGGCGCGAAGTCGTGGGCTGGGGCCTGGCCCGACAGGGCCGGCTTCAGGTCCAGGTCTGGTCGCCGGTCGAGCCCGCCCGAGCCTTCGACGGCGCGCGGCTGCGTTTCGGCGCGGCGGCCGACATCCGCATGGTGCGCGATCCGCAGGCGGCCCTGGCCCATGCGGCGGAGGGGCAGGGGATTGCCGTGATGGCCATCAACACCGACGACGCCTGGTGGATCGGCCTGCGTCGGGACTGGTCCAGCCTCAGCGTCTTCGACGGCTATGGCGGGGAGACGCCGACCTCGCTTGCGGTGGGCCGGATCGACCCGCAGGCCCTGCCCAAGGGCCGCCGCGTGGTGGTGACGGCGGGGGGCGACGCCGGCGACGGCTCGGGCGCACGCCGTTGGGGCCTGAACACCCACCACGGCTGGACCCTGGCCTTGACCGACGCGCCGCTTTCGCCGGGCGAGGCTGAGGGCTGCGTGGGCGCCATCGGCTAG
- the lpxK gene encoding tetraacyldisaccharide 4'-kinase: MRLSTPRWWYSREGRHAPVTRMALKPLSWIWAAATARRINRATPIDPGAAVISVGNLTVGGSGKTPVAREVLRLLRQAGVDAQALSRGYGGKLQGPERVDPSRHSAEDVGDEPLMLAGDAPAWIARDRVAGARAAAAAGAQALVLDDAHQNPALTKTLSLIVVDGETRKDEWPFGDGSVFPSGPMREPLTAGLARADGVVILLPADLEAADPELVALFDGLPVFIARLEPLGPPPPGPQVGFAGVAKPWKVERSLIAAGCDLKDFAPYPDHAAWKPSDLAFLEDRAAVFGAGLITTEKDWVRLPADWRRKAVAWPVVARFEDEDAFSAFLIARL; this comes from the coding sequence ATGAGGCTGTCGACACCGCGCTGGTGGTACAGCCGCGAGGGTCGTCACGCGCCCGTGACGCGCATGGCGCTCAAGCCTCTGTCTTGGATCTGGGCGGCCGCGACCGCGCGTCGGATCAACCGGGCCACGCCGATCGATCCCGGCGCGGCGGTAATCTCCGTCGGCAATCTGACGGTCGGCGGCTCCGGCAAGACGCCGGTGGCGCGCGAAGTGCTGCGCCTGCTTCGTCAGGCGGGGGTGGACGCCCAGGCCCTGTCGCGCGGTTATGGCGGAAAGCTGCAGGGCCCGGAGCGGGTCGACCCGTCCCGCCATTCCGCCGAGGATGTCGGCGACGAACCCCTGATGCTGGCCGGCGACGCGCCCGCCTGGATCGCGCGCGACCGCGTGGCCGGCGCTCGCGCGGCGGCGGCCGCCGGGGCCCAGGCCCTGGTGCTGGACGACGCGCACCAGAATCCGGCCCTGACCAAGACCCTGTCCCTGATCGTGGTCGACGGCGAGACGCGCAAAGACGAATGGCCCTTCGGCGACGGCTCGGTCTTCCCGTCCGGACCCATGCGCGAGCCGCTGACGGCCGGGCTGGCGCGCGCGGACGGCGTAGTCATTCTACTGCCCGCCGACCTGGAGGCGGCAGATCCCGAACTCGTCGCGCTGTTCGACGGCCTGCCGGTCTTCATCGCCCGGCTGGAGCCGCTGGGCCCGCCGCCGCCCGGTCCTCAGGTCGGCTTCGCCGGTGTCGCCAAGCCGTGGAAGGTCGAGCGGTCGCTGATCGCCGCCGGGTGCGACCTCAAGGACTTCGCCCCTTATCCCGATCACGCCGCATGGAAGCCGTCTGACCTGGCTTTCCTGGAAGACCGCGCGGCGGTGTTCGGCGCCGGCCTGATCACGACCGAAAAGGACTGGGTGCGCCTGCCGGCAGACTGGCGACGCAAGGCCGTGGCCTGGCCCGTTGTGGCCCGGTTCGAGGACGAGGACGCCTTCTCGGCTTTTCTGATCGCCCGCCTCTAG
- a CDS encoding 3-deoxy-D-manno-octulosonic acid transferase, whose translation MAFSPALLAYRLLTRALEPLAPRLLDTRVKQGKEDTRRVDERLGCTHAVRPDGPLVWLHGVSVGEALSILPLAERIRRERPDVAVLVTTGTLTSSEVLKTRLPVGVIHQFAPVDGPAAVAAFLNHWRPTLGVFVESELWPNLLTAAQARGVPLALVSARITQKTADGWRRAPAMARRLLNTFAHVWPQDEASAQRLSAMGARVDGQVNLKLSGGELPYDKAAFSQLSALIDDRPVVVAASTHDDEEIAIVRALDRLADRLFLIVVPRHPERGAAIAQALSRDGYGFARRSVGEPVTEETDLYIADTLGELGVFLRLADVVVMGGSFAPALSGRTVGGHNPLEPARLGKPVVTGPDASNWAEVTRALRDAGGLASVPSPAQLPSVVGPLLADPQAARDMGERARRAAAEAGSGLDRLWLTLQAHLPAAPARRAR comes from the coding sequence ATGGCCTTCAGCCCCGCCCTTCTGGCCTATCGCCTTTTGACCCGCGCGCTCGAACCGCTGGCCCCTCGCCTGCTCGACACGCGCGTGAAGCAGGGCAAGGAGGATACGCGGCGCGTCGACGAAAGGCTTGGCTGCACGCACGCGGTTCGTCCGGACGGCCCTCTGGTCTGGCTGCACGGCGTCAGCGTCGGCGAAGCCCTGTCGATCCTGCCGCTGGCCGAGCGCATTCGACGCGAACGGCCGGACGTGGCGGTTCTGGTCACCACCGGCACGCTGACCTCCTCCGAGGTGCTGAAGACGCGTCTCCCAGTGGGCGTCATCCACCAATTCGCCCCGGTCGACGGCCCTGCAGCGGTCGCTGCCTTCCTGAACCACTGGCGGCCGACCCTGGGCGTGTTCGTCGAAAGCGAGCTTTGGCCCAATCTGCTGACGGCGGCGCAGGCGCGCGGCGTTCCGCTGGCGCTCGTCAGCGCGCGCATCACTCAGAAGACGGCCGACGGCTGGCGGCGCGCGCCGGCCATGGCCAGGCGCCTGCTCAACACCTTCGCCCACGTCTGGCCTCAGGACGAGGCCAGCGCTCAACGCCTGTCGGCCATGGGCGCGCGGGTGGACGGTCAGGTCAATCTGAAGCTGTCGGGCGGGGAGCTGCCCTATGACAAGGCGGCTTTCTCGCAACTGTCGGCCCTGATCGACGACCGGCCGGTCGTGGTCGCCGCCTCGACGCACGACGACGAGGAGATCGCCATCGTCCGCGCCCTGGATCGGCTGGCCGACCGCCTGTTCCTGATCGTCGTCCCCCGCCACCCTGAGCGCGGAGCCGCCATCGCCCAGGCGCTCAGCCGCGACGGCTACGGTTTCGCGCGCCGCTCGGTCGGCGAGCCCGTGACCGAGGAGACCGATCTCTATATCGCCGACACCCTGGGCGAACTGGGCGTCTTCCTGCGGCTGGCGGACGTGGTGGTCATGGGCGGCTCCTTCGCCCCGGCGCTCAGCGGCCGCACGGTGGGCGGACACAATCCGCTAGAGCCCGCACGCCTGGGCAAGCCCGTGGTGACCGGGCCGGACGCCTCCAACTGGGCCGAGGTAACCCGTGCATTGCGCGACGCCGGAGGCCTGGCCAGCGTGCCGTCGCCCGCTCAGCTGCCCTCAGTCGTTGGTCCGCTGCTGGCCGATCCTCAAGCCGCGCGCGACATGGGCGAGCGCGCCCGGCGCGCCGCCGCCGAGGCCGGCTCGGGCCTGGATCGGCTGTGGCTGACGCTTCAGGCGCATCTGCCGGCCGCACCCGCGAGGCGCGCCCGATGA
- a CDS encoding lysophospholipid acyltransferase family protein: MRPLRNPVIQSALAWALATWMRFCFATIRWTQENEDVAEAIWKRGGGVLCAFWHSRIGLAPACWPLDRATPAKGLISLSPDGQFIAKAVGRLGFPAIRGSSANKDKADRAKGGTQALRDGLKQLKVGALAITPDGPRGPARRMAEGLPLLAKLSGAPVLFIGLSCKPAIRLNSWDKAVLPLPFGRGAIVWDVADYPTGAELPEVVADWTARLNAVEARADALTGLEPA, from the coding sequence ATGAGGCCCCTGAGGAATCCCGTCATCCAGTCCGCCCTGGCCTGGGCCTTGGCGACGTGGATGCGCTTCTGCTTCGCCACCATCCGCTGGACGCAGGAAAACGAGGATGTCGCCGAGGCCATATGGAAGCGAGGCGGCGGCGTCTTGTGCGCCTTCTGGCATTCGCGCATCGGCTTGGCGCCCGCCTGCTGGCCCCTGGACCGAGCAACGCCCGCCAAGGGTCTGATTTCGCTGAGTCCCGACGGTCAGTTCATCGCCAAGGCGGTGGGCCGGCTAGGCTTTCCCGCCATTCGCGGTTCGTCAGCGAACAAGGACAAGGCGGATCGCGCCAAGGGCGGGACCCAGGCGCTGCGCGACGGGCTGAAACAGCTGAAGGTCGGCGCTCTGGCTATTACGCCTGACGGCCCTCGCGGCCCCGCACGCCGGATGGCCGAAGGCCTGCCGCTGCTGGCCAAGCTGTCAGGCGCGCCGGTGCTGTTCATCGGCCTGTCCTGCAAGCCGGCGATCCGTCTGAACAGCTGGGACAAGGCCGTCCTGCCCCTGCCGTTTGGACGAGGCGCGATCGTCTGGGACGTGGCGGATTATCCCACGGGCGCCGAGCTGCCCGAGGTCGTGGCCGACTGGACGGCCCGCCTGAATGCGGTCGAAGCCCGCGCCGACGCCCTGACCGGACTGGAGCCCGCCTGA
- a CDS encoding ABC transporter ATP-binding protein, whose amino-acid sequence MTTTPAEDDREPLRPLLRRIWRDYLSNHQTALYASMALAALAGGLTALLLKFLEPAIDILFTTAPQPERIWGILTIPPDRALIIIPLIIVILSMIRSFAMAGQAAVVNRLGHGVVGDIQKQLFSGMVRADLARLRSQHSGGFVSSVLFDANLVREAFTTGVVNYTQHGLTLIGVIIAMAFIDLPLTLIVLLGIPAVNGIIRRFGKKSRKAARGAMAETETLSSALMESLDGVRVIKIENREAAEEARVAAVIDRRQRHVIKGADSRAFAGPASDIVAYVIVAAVMAYAGWSASQGQMTVGAFAAFIALVMLAGQSLRQVTNLATVMSEGFAAARRLFRALDIQPEIREAASVERIRPGPATVALEGVDFSYGGSAVTLSNVSLQVAPGETVALVGPSGGGKSTVLSLLPRFYDVTGGRVTLNGRDVRDLSLADLRAHIALVTQEPFLFDDTIAANIAYGRDGASQDEVEQAARAAAAHDFIVALPQGYDTRVGEAGLRLSGGQRQRIAIARAFLKDAPILLLDEATSALDTESEALVQAALERLMDGRATLLIAHRLSTVRKADRIYVLDAGRVVEEGSHNALVARRGLYARLARQQSLDGERDDVASLA is encoded by the coding sequence ATGACGACGACGCCCGCCGAGGATGATCGAGAGCCGCTGCGGCCGCTGTTGCGGCGCATCTGGCGCGACTATCTGTCCAATCATCAGACCGCCCTTTACGCCTCCATGGCGCTGGCGGCCCTGGCCGGCGGCCTGACGGCGCTGCTGCTCAAGTTCCTGGAACCGGCGATCGACATCCTGTTCACCACGGCCCCCCAGCCGGAGCGGATTTGGGGCATCCTCACCATCCCGCCGGATCGGGCCCTGATCATCATTCCGCTGATCATCGTCATTCTTTCGATGATCCGCTCCTTCGCCATGGCGGGCCAGGCGGCGGTCGTGAACAGGCTGGGCCACGGCGTCGTCGGCGACATCCAGAAGCAGTTGTTCTCGGGCATGGTGCGGGCCGACCTGGCGCGCCTGCGCAGCCAGCACTCGGGCGGCTTCGTCTCGTCGGTGCTGTTCGACGCCAATCTGGTGCGCGAGGCCTTCACCACAGGGGTCGTAAACTACACCCAACATGGCCTGACCCTGATCGGCGTCATCATCGCCATGGCCTTTATCGATCTGCCGCTGACGCTGATCGTGCTTCTGGGCATCCCGGCGGTGAACGGGATCATCCGGCGCTTCGGCAAGAAGTCGCGCAAGGCCGCGCGCGGGGCGATGGCCGAGACCGAAACCCTCTCCAGCGCCCTGATGGAAAGCCTGGACGGCGTGCGGGTCATCAAGATCGAGAACCGTGAGGCCGCCGAGGAGGCCCGCGTCGCCGCCGTCATCGATCGACGCCAGCGTCACGTCATCAAGGGCGCCGATTCGCGGGCCTTCGCCGGCCCCGCGAGCGACATCGTCGCCTATGTCATCGTCGCCGCCGTCATGGCCTATGCGGGCTGGAGCGCCAGCCAGGGCCAGATGACCGTCGGCGCCTTCGCCGCCTTCATCGCTCTGGTCATGCTGGCCGGACAGTCGCTGCGCCAGGTGACCAATCTGGCGACCGTGATGTCCGAAGGCTTCGCGGCCGCGCGCCGCCTGTTCCGCGCGCTCGATATCCAGCCCGAGATTCGCGAGGCGGCCTCGGTCGAGCGCATCCGGCCGGGTCCGGCGACAGTCGCGCTGGAAGGCGTGGATTTCAGCTACGGCGGCTCGGCCGTCACACTGTCGAATGTCTCGCTTCAGGTCGCGCCCGGCGAAACCGTCGCCCTGGTCGGCCCGTCGGGCGGAGGTAAGTCCACAGTCCTGTCGCTGCTGCCGCGCTTTTATGACGTGACCGGTGGGCGCGTGACCCTCAACGGCCGCGATGTCCGCGACCTCAGCCTGGCCGACCTGCGCGCCCACATCGCCTTGGTGACACAGGAGCCCTTCCTGTTCGATGACACCATTGCCGCCAATATCGCCTACGGCCGCGACGGCGCCTCTCAGGACGAAGTCGAGCAGGCTGCGCGCGCCGCCGCCGCTCACGACTTCATCGTCGCCCTGCCGCAGGGTTATGACACCCGCGTGGGCGAGGCCGGCCTGCGCCTGTCGGGCGGCCAGCGCCAGCGCATCGCCATCGCCCGCGCCTTCCTCAAGGACGCCCCGATCCTGCTGCTGGACGAAGCGACCAGCGCGCTCGACACCGAGAGCGAGGCCCTGGTCCAGGCGGCGCTGGAGCGGCTGATGGACGGCCGCGCCACCCTGCTGATCGCCCACCGCCTGTCGACCGTGCGCAAAGCCGACCGCATCTATGTGCTGGACGCCGGCCGGGTCGTGGAGGAAGGCTCGCACAACGCCCTGGTCGCCCGCAGGGGCCTCTATGCGCGCCTGGCCCGACAGCAGTCCCTGGACGGCGAACGCGACGACGTGGCGAGCCTGGCATGA
- a CDS encoding beta-lactamase hydrolase domain-containing protein: MGRYDLTTRAGRFRAHWDYVWKDHAFLRRFFMNAHWLGPDLIRTNQPSPRQLAYWKAQGVKTVINLRGVRDEAYYALEKDACARLGLTLIDAPLDSRDPPQPDRVRRARDLFRTIEYPALIHCKSGADRAGMMAVLYRHFHLGEPISIAIRQLDKKYLHHREGLTGVLDYTLEKYLGEVEPTGMSFTDWIDSDAYDPKAIRAEFKAQWWGTLLTERLLKRE; the protein is encoded by the coding sequence ATGGGGCGATACGATCTGACCACCCGCGCCGGGCGCTTTCGGGCGCACTGGGACTATGTCTGGAAGGACCACGCCTTCCTGCGGCGCTTCTTCATGAACGCCCACTGGCTGGGCCCGGACCTGATCAGAACCAACCAGCCGTCGCCCCGTCAGCTGGCGTATTGGAAGGCGCAAGGCGTCAAGACGGTCATTAATCTGCGCGGCGTGCGCGACGAAGCCTATTATGCGCTGGAAAAGGACGCCTGCGCCCGGCTGGGCCTGACCCTGATCGACGCGCCGCTGGACTCACGCGACCCGCCCCAGCCGGACCGGGTCAGGCGTGCGCGGGACCTGTTCCGCACCATCGAGTATCCGGCCCTGATCCACTGCAAGTCGGGCGCGGACCGGGCGGGCATGATGGCGGTGCTGTATCGCCACTTCCATCTGGGCGAACCGATATCGATCGCTATCAGGCAGCTGGACAAGAAATACCTGCACCACCGTGAGGGCCTGACCGGGGTGCTGGACTACACGTTGGAAAAGTATCTCGGGGAGGTCGAACCCACGGGCATGTCCTTCACCGACTGGATCGACAGCGACGCCTATGACCCCAAGGCGATCCGGGCCGAGTTCAAGGCGCAGTGGTGGGGCACTCTGCTGACCGAACGACTGCTGAAGCGCGAATAG
- a CDS encoding DUF4170 domain-containing protein — MVEAHAPQLLHLVIGGELRDLTEPTFRDLSQVEFVGAFGSYEEARKAWKARAQATVDNAHMRFFILHAHRLIDPRGDATQG, encoded by the coding sequence ATGGTCGAAGCTCACGCCCCGCAACTTCTGCATCTCGTCATCGGCGGCGAGTTGCGCGATCTGACGGAGCCGACCTTCCGCGACCTGTCGCAGGTCGAGTTCGTCGGCGCCTTCGGCAGCTATGAAGAAGCCAGAAAAGCCTGGAAGGCGCGTGCTCAAGCCACGGTCGACAATGCGCACATGCGGTTCTTCATCCTGCACGCCCATCGACTGATCGATCCGCGCGGCGACGCGACGCAGGGCTGA